A single region of the Anaerococcus urinomassiliensis genome encodes:
- the citC gene encoding [citrate (pro-3S)-lyase] ligase encodes MIKIYPKIIAKDRMDLENLLFQEGIRFEENVETTFGKYENDKLIATASIYKNIIKCVAIDPAYKGGSVFNEMMTVILAEINQNNYDNAFVYTKTIYEKSFASIGFKEIERLGNELIFMEKARDGFTSYLEKLKETKVDGESIGAVVLNANPFTLGHQFLVDYGAKHCTYLHVFVVSEDASYFSAKDRSKMVELGVENYDNVIVHPTESYLVSAATFPSYFIDENKSVTKIHASLDARIFKNHIGKVLEIDQRFVGTEPTDEATRIYNETMREIFESEPNKLDLVEIPRKELYGKVISASRVRTLIDQGKMEEIKDLVPQTTYEYIKNNNL; translated from the coding sequence ATGATTAAAATTTATCCAAAAATAATAGCAAAAGATAGGATGGATCTGGAGAACTTATTATTCCAAGAAGGCATACGTTTTGAAGAAAATGTCGAAACAACTTTTGGCAAATATGAAAATGACAAACTAATAGCTACAGCATCTATTTATAAAAATATTATAAAATGTGTAGCAATAGACCCAGCTTACAAGGGAGGATCTGTTTTTAATGAGATGATGACAGTCATTCTAGCTGAGATTAATCAAAATAACTATGATAACGCCTTTGTCTACACCAAAACAATCTATGAAAAATCATTTGCATCTATAGGCTTTAAGGAGATTGAAAGACTTGGAAACGAGTTGATTTTCATGGAAAAAGCAAGAGATGGATTTACTTCTTACTTAGAAAAACTAAAGGAGACTAAGGTAGATGGAGAAAGTATTGGAGCAGTAGTTTTAAATGCCAATCCCTTCACCTTGGGCCACCAATTCCTAGTGGATTATGGAGCAAAGCATTGTACTTACTTACATGTTTTTGTGGTAAGCGAAGACGCTTCGTATTTTTCTGCCAAGGATAGGTCCAAAATGGTAGAATTGGGAGTAGAAAACTATGATAATGTCATCGTCCACCCTACAGAATCTTATCTTGTATCAGCAGCTACTTTTCCCTCATACTTCATAGATGAAAATAAGTCGGTTACAAAAATCCACGCTAGCCTAGATGCAAGAATTTTTAAAAACCACATAGGCAAAGTCCTAGAAATCGACCAAAGATTTGTAGGAACTGAGCCAACCGACGAAGCGACAAGAATATACAATGAAACTATGAGAGAAATCTTTGAAAGTGAGCCAAATAAGCTTGACCTTGTAGAAATACCAAGAAAAGAACTATACGGAAAAGTCATATCAGCATCTCGTGTAAGAACCCTCATTGATCAAGGGAAGATGGAAGAAATCAAAGACTTAGTTCCTCAGACAACTTACGAATATATTAAAAACAATAATTTATAA
- a CDS encoding triphosphoribosyl-dephospho-CoA synthase, which translates to MRDIEKYTNALSKAIDSELLRELPFGCVNLRSNGSHNDMDYNLFVISKNSIAKSLKNITWSNINDFNQLRKAGKKVEDQMFAATNSINTHKGLIFLHMFIAKAYVDGIKRKDFNSYIENLAMPLINDYQTMGKAKKWDNNGLCDIRTYPINGFVSLTNIVDQIYLQEISDLYLTIFLLATTDDTTTFQRSSIETLRYVQKRAGQILNTSTSKDFTIKAQELSDYYINNNISSGGVADLFTTIRTLEYLREDFDD; encoded by the coding sequence ATGAGAGATATCGAAAAATACACAAATGCTTTATCTAAGGCCATAGATAGCGAACTATTAAGAGAACTCCCTTTTGGCTGTGTCAACCTACGGTCAAATGGGTCCCATAATGACATGGACTATAATTTATTTGTAATATCCAAAAATTCTATAGCAAAGTCTTTGAAAAATATCACTTGGTCAAACATAAATGATTTCAATCAGCTTCGCAAAGCGGGAAAAAAAGTTGAAGATCAGATGTTTGCAGCCACAAATTCTATCAACACCCACAAGGGTTTGATTTTTTTGCATATGTTTATTGCCAAAGCCTACGTGGATGGTATCAAGCGGAAAGATTTTAATTCCTATATTGAGAACCTAGCCATGCCATTGATTAATGATTACCAAACTATGGGTAAGGCAAAAAAATGGGATAATAATGGCCTTTGTGATATAAGAACCTATCCCATAAACGGCTTTGTTTCTTTAACTAATATAGTGGATCAGATATACTTGCAAGAAATCAGCGACTTGTACTTGACGATTTTTTTGCTTGCAACAACTGATGATACAACTACCTTTCAGAGATCTAGTATAGAAACATTAAGATATGTTCAAAAAAGAGCTGGTCAAATTTTGAACACTTCTACTAGCAAGGATTTTACCATAAAGGCCCAGGAATTGAGTGATTATTACATAAATAATAATATTTCCTCAGGAGGGGTGGCTGATTTGTTTACAACAATCAGAACGCTTGAATATTTAAGGGAGGATTTTGATGATTAA
- a CDS encoding MaoC family dehydratase: MEVGQKASFTKTVTEADVYNFAGVTGDFNPAHMNEEYAKNTAFKTRIAHGMLSAGFISAVLGTKLPGPGTIYLNQDLRFNKPVQFGDIITATITVDELIKEKNRAILKTLCTNQDGDVVVEGTAKGMSPK, from the coding sequence TTGGAAGTTGGACAGAAAGCTTCATTTACCAAGACAGTAACAGAAGCTGACGTGTATAACTTTGCAGGAGTCACTGGTGACTTTAACCCAGCACATATGAACGAAGAGTATGCAAAAAACACTGCCTTTAAGACACGTATAGCTCATGGTATGCTTTCAGCAGGATTCATATCCGCAGTTCTTGGTACAAAACTACCTGGTCCTGGAACAATTTATCTTAACCAAGACTTAAGATTTAACAAACCGGTACAATTTGGCGATATTATTACTGCTACAATCACTGTTGATGAATTGATAAAAGAAAAAAACAGAGCTATTTTGAAAACTCTTTGTACAAACCAAGATGGTGACGTTGTCGTAGAAGGTACAGCAAAGGGAATGTCACCAAAATAA
- a CDS encoding NAD(P)-dependent malic enzyme has protein sequence MDVYEKALEKHKEWQGKVGTDVKAKVNNAEDLTYAYTPGVAEPCREIAKDESLAYEYTMKANTIAVVSDGSAVLGLGNIGAKAAMPVMEGKSVLFKEFGGVNAVPIVLDTQDPDEIINIVKNIAPGFGGINLEDISSPRCVYIEDKLKEELDIPVFHDDQHGTAIVTVAALINALKLVGKEPEDIKLVISGAGAAGFSCAKLIRDLGVKNIIVCDSHGAISDLMLSSGNPVKAQIAEMFNPENFEGSLKEALVEADVFVGVSAPNIIDGEDIKNMNDDAIVFAMANPVPEIDYHEAVEAGAKVVATGRSDFPNQINNVLAFPGIFKGALESRASQITDEMKMAAAKALAGFVSDDELNEEYVIPSAFEEGIADAVSDAVKNLK, from the coding sequence ATGGACGTTTATGAAAAAGCATTAGAAAAACATAAAGAGTGGCAAGGTAAGGTAGGAACTGATGTAAAGGCAAAGGTTAATAATGCTGAGGACTTGACCTATGCTTACACACCAGGAGTTGCAGAGCCATGTAGAGAAATTGCAAAAGATGAATCTTTGGCATACGAATACACGATGAAAGCAAATACTATTGCTGTAGTAAGTGATGGTTCTGCTGTGCTTGGACTAGGAAACATTGGAGCCAAAGCTGCTATGCCTGTTATGGAAGGAAAGTCAGTTCTTTTCAAAGAATTTGGTGGGGTTAATGCAGTGCCAATTGTTCTTGACACCCAAGACCCAGATGAAATCATCAATATTGTAAAAAACATAGCACCAGGCTTTGGGGGAATTAACCTTGAAGATATATCTTCACCAAGATGTGTATATATAGAAGATAAACTAAAAGAAGAACTAGATATACCAGTATTCCACGATGACCAACACGGTACAGCTATTGTAACAGTAGCTGCCTTGATTAATGCATTAAAACTAGTAGGCAAAGAACCAGAAGACATCAAACTAGTTATATCTGGAGCTGGAGCAGCTGGATTTTCTTGTGCAAAACTAATCAGAGACTTAGGAGTAAAAAACATCATAGTATGCGATTCTCACGGAGCAATTAGTGATTTGATGCTAAGCTCTGGTAACCCAGTAAAAGCACAAATTGCAGAAATGTTTAACCCAGAAAACTTTGAAGGCAGCTTAAAAGAAGCCTTGGTAGAAGCAGACGTATTCGTGGGAGTATCAGCACCAAATATTATAGATGGGGAAGATATCAAAAATATGAACGATGATGCCATAGTATTTGCCATGGCAAACCCAGTACCAGAAATCGACTACCATGAAGCAGTAGAAGCTGGAGCAAAAGTAGTAGCAACAGGTAGATCAGATTTTCCAAACCAAATAAATAACGTCCTAGCCTTCCCAGGAATATTCAAAGGAGCCTTGGAATCTCGTGCTAGTCAAATTACAGATGAGATGAAAATGGCGGCAGCGAAGGCTCTAGCAGGATTTGTTAGTGATGATGAGCTTAATGAAGAATATGTTATCCCATCTGCTTTTGAAGAGGGCATTGCAGATGCAGTAAGTGATGCAGTGAAAAATCTGAAATAG
- a CDS encoding alpha/beta fold hydrolase, with translation MYTALHPEKIKNVVTMVTPVDFSTDDGLLFKWGKYLSPDTMVDAFGVVSGDFMNTGFLTLRLISLMVNKYVDVINDLEDPDYVANFMTMEKLIFDSPDQAGNAFKEFLNSMYRENKLAKGEIEIAGEKVDLKKITQPVLNLYAKKDKQVPNAASIPLKDLTGSKDFTEKCFPTGHIGMFVSGRSQKEVAQVVEWLQKRS, from the coding sequence ATGTATACAGCTCTACATCCAGAGAAAATCAAAAATGTTGTAACAATGGTTACTCCAGTAGATTTCTCAACTGATGATGGATTGCTTTTCAAATGGGGCAAATATCTAAGTCCAGATACTATGGTAGATGCTTTTGGTGTTGTATCAGGGGACTTTATGAACACAGGATTTTTGACCTTAAGATTAATTTCTCTTATGGTAAACAAATATGTTGATGTTATAAATGATCTTGAAGACCCAGACTATGTAGCAAACTTTATGACCATGGAAAAATTGATATTTGACTCACCTGACCAAGCAGGTAATGCTTTCAAGGAATTCTTGAATTCTATGTATAGAGAAAACAAACTTGCTAAAGGCGAGATAGAGATAGCAGGCGAAAAGGTTGACCTCAAGAAGATAACCCAACCTGTGTTAAACTTATACGCTAAAAAAGATAAGCAAGTGCCAAATGCTGCATCTATACCACTCAAAGACCTAACTGGATCAAAAGACTTCACAGAAAAATGCTTCCCCACAGGTCACATTGGAATGTTTGTAAGTGGTAGAAGTCAAAAAGAAGTAGCTCAAGTTGTTGAATGGCTACAAAAACGTTCATAA